A segment of the Pedobacter faecalis genome:
GAAGCTGGTGGCAGCAATACAGCCGGAAGTATATTCGATGCATCGTATGTAAAATTGAGGGAGATAAGGTTTTCATACGCATTGCCTGCTAGTCTGTTTAAAACGAATTCTGTATTTAAGTCCGCCGAAATCGGTGTTGAAGGAAGAAACCTCTGGCTAATAAAAAGTCATGTGCCGCACGTTGACCCAGAGCTTAACTTCTTCGGTGCAGGATCTGTTGGTGAAGGAGTTGAATTTAACAGTATTCCTTCAACTAGATCTTTTGGTATGAACTTGAGATTCACCTTTTAATTTTGAAAAATCATGAAAATTAAAAATAAGATAATATATATGATGCTTCTGGTTTCAATTACAGCCGCGTCATGTAAGAAATATTTAGACATAAATACCAGTCCGCTTACCTCTACGGTGGTTGAGCCGAAGCTGTTGTTTGGCTACGCAATAACCGCTTGGGATGTGAACAAGAATAGTGGAGATGCATGGTTGCCAATAGGATTGATGACTCAAAACATCGCCAGTGGTGCCAATTACGGCTGGGGTAAGGATAATGTATATAACCTCAGCACTTACACACTCGGTAATACTTGGAAAGTTTTCTATAGTTCAGGAGGGAATAACCTTAAACTAGCGATTAAAGCTGCGGAAGAGGCCAGTCCAGTACAGAATAACACAGCCGCTCAATGTAAAATTGTGCTTGCGCAAATGATGTACGAGGCTACTACATTGTATGGAGATGTACCATTTTCTGAGGCGTTTCAACCTGAACAGTTTCCCTATCCAAAATATGACCAGCAGAAAGACGTGTTCGAGGGGATAATAGCGATGCTAGATCAAGCTATTGGGCAGATCGACCCTGCCAATCCGTTGAAGTTGACAGATTATGATATTTACTATGGAGGCGATATGGCAAAATGGACCCGACTGGCAAATTCTATCAAATTTAAGGTTCTTATGACGATGGTTGACAAGGATCCATCAAAGGCAACTCAGATAGGACAGTTACTTGCCGATCCTTCTTCCATGCTTAGTTCTGCAGCAGACACGTGGCAGCAAAAATATTATGCCACGACAAACAACGAAAACCCTAAGTACCGTCTTCTGAAGGAGTACACCAACGGAGAAAATCAATGGTTCTTTGCAAACAACAATGTATTTAAATACATGGAGCCAATAGACGACCCGCGTATCCCACAATTTTTTGATCCGGGTGCCGATGGTGAGTATAGAGCAGTTGAGACGGAAGCGACCGCAAATGCAAATACCTCGCTCATTAGTGCTTACTTATATAGACCGGACGCCCCTTCGGTGATTCTGTCTTATCAAGAAATACTGCTACTACAAGCAGAGGCATATGCAAGAGGGCTGGGTGTCGGACAAAATCTTGGTACTGCTCAGCAGCTCTATAGCGAAGGAGTTAGACAGTCAGCCTTGTTTTACGGTGTCAGCGCTTCTGATGCTCAAGCGTTTGTCACTGAAGACTTGCCGAATTTGACAACATCGCCTGATCCGTTAAGACAGATACATTTGCAGCAATGGGTTGATTTAATGGACCGTCCTATGGAGGCGTTTGTACAGTGGCGCCGGTCAGGTCCGGAGGGATCTGAAGTGCCGGAATTAACTTTGCCGTTGGGCGCATTTTCTGGTCCGCTGATAAGAAGATTTACTTTGTCAGAGGATGAAATTGCCGCAAACCCGAGCATTCCAAATCCACAGCCGAAGTATTTCGACAAGATGTGGTTTGACTTATAATAAGCACGCACATAAAGGGGTCATATTAATATGGCCCTTTTTTATGATCTTTGTTTTGCCTTAACAGGTCCGACGCCAGACAGGTTCTGCCCACCATTACATTGCCCGAATTATGAAGTACCCCATAGAATCCACACGAATTTTTTAAGTAGGTCGGTCGTAATCAATCATTAAGATTGACCGACTTTGCGCGATTCAATGTATAATTGGGGAGTTACTCTAAACAGGTCTTCATCGGGTATAAACTGAATGTGAACAACCTTAGTAGAGTTTCAGAGAGAATAATTATAATTGCCCCAAGTTGATAAAATTTTGACTATCTACGGGTTATAGGCCCTTTGGTTCCTATGAGTTGGTTATCGATTCTGTGTTAACTTTTACCGGCTTATCGTCTATGTGGATAGACATAATTCCATTTGTTATTGTGCTTATTTCTAACTTCTTAAGAAGAAGGGCAGTGCCAAAGTAGAGTTTGATAGGCTTTATCCCAGCCCTTTGCCCACCACTATAGCACGATTGTCGTCAATGTGGCCTGCAGGAAAATCAAAGTAGACAGGGTAGTCATACCTGTTGACCACTTGTAATATGATTTCTTGAGTTGTTTGACCAAAAGGGATTTTTTCTTGCGGCATTTCGTTGAACGCGCCGACGATGAGGCCTTTAAGCTTTTCCAGCTTTCCCGATCTGTCTAACATCCGCATCATGCGGTCCACAGCAGCAGGTCGCTCTCCAACATCCTCAATAAAAAGAATTTTATCTGTGTAGTCCATTGCAGAAACAGAGCCTTCCAACATCACTAATAGCGTAAGGTTCCCCCCGATGATTGGTCCTGATTTAGGCAGATTTGGATACCCATACTCAATCGGCTCCCCAAACAATGCGCACCTCAAAGATTCAAGGGATTCGGGCGTGGCATCATCAAAAGTATAGGGCATCGGACCGTGTATGCTTTGTATGCCATATACCGCGTACAGGTGGGACAGCAATACGGTAACGTCGCTGAAACCGACGATCCATTTAGGGTTTTCAACAAAGTGAGTAAAGTCAAGCTCATCGATAATACGAAGGCAGCCATAGCCGCCCCGTCCAGCTATAATAGCGCTTACTGAAGGGTCGTTCATGAACCGTTGAAGGTCGGCGCGGCGCAACTCGTCGGTGCCGGCAAACTGGTGATGTTCAGCGGTAACACTTTCTCCCAATACGACCTCCAGTCCCCACGACTGAAACACCTCTATGGCCTTATCAATCGGTCGGGGCAGCCTGCTGGCAGGGCACACAATGGCAATCTTATCGCCCTTTTTTAAATAGGCGGGCTGTTTAATCATGAGGTAAAACGCTTATCTTTGCCAAAATAATAAAAATAGTTTTGGATAATAGTAAAATAAAACGATATACGGTTACGGCCGCCCTTCCTTATACAAACGGCCCTGTGCATATTGGTCACCTGGCGGGGGTGTACCTTCCGGCGGATACCTATGTGCGTTACCTGCGGTCGAACAAAAGAGATGTGAAGTTCGTGTGCGGATCAGATGAGAACGGTGTTCCTATTACGCTAAAGGCCAAAAAAGAGGGCGTATCTCCCCAGGAGGTGGTCGATAAATATCACAAGATCATTGGTGATTCTTTCAAGGAGTTCGGGATTTCTTTTGATATCTATCATCGTACTTCGTCCCTGATGCATCATCAGACGGCGTCGGATTTCTTTGAGACGCTGTATGAAAAAGGCGTATTTACAGAGGAGGTAACCGAGCAGTATTATGATGAGAAGGCCCAGACTTTTCTGGCCGACCGCTACATTACGGGCACCTGCCCTAAATGTGGTAACGAAAACGCTTATGGCGACCAGTGTGAGAGCTGCGGCAGTACGTTGAACGCGACCGACCTGATCAATCCAAAGTCTACGCTTTCGGGCGAGCCT
Coding sequences within it:
- a CDS encoding SusD/RagB family nutrient-binding outer membrane lipoprotein; its protein translation is MKIKNKIIYMMLLVSITAASCKKYLDINTSPLTSTVVEPKLLFGYAITAWDVNKNSGDAWLPIGLMTQNIASGANYGWGKDNVYNLSTYTLGNTWKVFYSSGGNNLKLAIKAAEEASPVQNNTAAQCKIVLAQMMYEATTLYGDVPFSEAFQPEQFPYPKYDQQKDVFEGIIAMLDQAIGQIDPANPLKLTDYDIYYGGDMAKWTRLANSIKFKVLMTMVDKDPSKATQIGQLLADPSSMLSSAADTWQQKYYATTNNENPKYRLLKEYTNGENQWFFANNNVFKYMEPIDDPRIPQFFDPGADGEYRAVETEATANANTSLISAYLYRPDAPSVILSYQEILLLQAEAYARGLGVGQNLGTAQQLYSEGVRQSALFYGVSASDAQAFVTEDLPNLTTSPDPLRQIHLQQWVDLMDRPMEAFVQWRRSGPEGSEVPELTLPLGAFSGPLIRRFTLSEDEIAANPSIPNPQPKYFDKMWFDL
- a CDS encoding S66 peptidase family protein; the protein is MIKQPAYLKKGDKIAIVCPASRLPRPIDKAIEVFQSWGLEVVLGESVTAEHHQFAGTDELRRADLQRFMNDPSVSAIIAGRGGYGCLRIIDELDFTHFVENPKWIVGFSDVTVLLSHLYAVYGIQSIHGPMPYTFDDATPESLESLRCALFGEPIEYGYPNLPKSGPIIGGNLTLLVMLEGSVSAMDYTDKILFIEDVGERPAAVDRMMRMLDRSGKLEKLKGLIVGAFNEMPQEKIPFGQTTQEIILQVVNRYDYPVYFDFPAGHIDDNRAIVVGKGLG